A single region of the Pseudomonas solani genome encodes:
- a CDS encoding gamma-butyrobetaine hydroxylase-like domain-containing protein, whose product MRIPTSIQLHKASRTLVLGYGDVSYSLPAEFLRVHSPSAEVQGHGKPILQYGKARVALVGVEPAGNYALKLTFDDGHDSGLFTWDYLHELAVRQEALWEDYLQQLSAAGRSRDPDESVVRLML is encoded by the coding sequence ATGCGCATCCCTACGTCGATCCAGTTGCATAAAGCCTCCCGCACCCTGGTGCTGGGCTATGGCGATGTGAGCTACAGCCTGCCGGCGGAGTTCCTGCGGGTGCATTCGCCCTCGGCCGAGGTGCAGGGCCACGGCAAGCCGATCCTGCAGTACGGCAAGGCGCGGGTTGCGCTCGTCGGCGTCGAACCGGCGGGCAACTATGCCCTGAAACTGACCTTCGACGACGGCCACGACAGCGGCCTGTTCACCTGGGACTACCTCCATGAGCTCGCCGTCCGCCAGGAAGCGCTCTGGGAGGATTACCTGCAGCAGCTTTCCGCCGCCGGCCGCTCCCGCGATCCCGACGAAAGCGTCGTCCGCCTGATGCTCTGA